From a region of the Flavobacterium branchiarum genome:
- a CDS encoding DUF3307 domain-containing protein → MILFVKLFLAHLLGDFIFQPNSWVIDKEIKKQKSVYLYIHAGLHGILTWILVGDLSFGWYALLLAIIHGFIDFLKLHFQKTSTKRAWFIGDQIAHFIVLIAIALLYNQQKIDLLGFNNQFWIILTGVLLLTKPTSICIKNLISIWTPENNNGTDNSLANAGNYIGILERLFVFCFIITGHFEAIGFLLAAKSIFRFGDLKEAKDRKLTEYVLIGTLLSFGVALLTGLIVQVMLLQSF, encoded by the coding sequence ATGATACTATTTGTAAAATTATTTTTAGCCCACTTACTTGGCGACTTCATTTTTCAACCTAATTCTTGGGTTATCGATAAAGAAATCAAGAAACAAAAAAGTGTTTATTTATATATCCACGCAGGTTTACACGGTATTTTAACTTGGATCTTGGTTGGTGACTTATCTTTTGGATGGTACGCCCTTTTACTGGCAATTATTCATGGATTTATAGACTTTTTGAAGCTTCATTTCCAAAAAACTTCTACCAAAAGAGCGTGGTTCATTGGCGACCAAATAGCTCATTTTATAGTTTTAATTGCAATTGCTCTATTATACAATCAGCAAAAAATAGATTTACTTGGCTTTAACAACCAATTCTGGATTATCCTAACTGGCGTTTTACTTTTAACCAAACCAACTTCTATTTGTATCAAAAACCTCATCTCGATTTGGACACCCGAAAACAACAACGGTACTGATAATTCTCTTGCCAATGCAGGAAATTACATTGGCATACTAGAGCGTTTATTTGTATTTTGTTTTATTATCACAGGGCATTTTGAAGCCATAGGTTTTCTATTGGCAGCAAAATCTATCTTTAGATTTGGTGATTTAAAAGAAGCCAAAGACCGTAAACTAACTGAATACGTTCTTATAGGAACGCTATTAAGCTTTGGCGTTGCATTACTTACTGGCTTGATTGTCCAAGTAATGCTATTACAATCCTTTTAA
- a CDS encoding quinone-dependent dihydroorotate dehydrogenase: MYKLLIRPILFRFDPEEVHYFTFSFVRFISKIPGVSSIIKAIYKENDPRLEREVFGIKFSNPVGLAAGFDKDAKLYKELSDFGFGFIEIGTVTPVGQEGNPKKRLFRLKEDQAIINRMGFNNGGVIEAVERLKQKKGVLIGGNIGKNKVTPNENAVDDYIICFDALFNHVDYFVVNVSSPNTPNLRALQDKEPLTQLLQTLQDRNVTHAKPKPILLKIAPDLTDEQLLDIIDIIKTTQIAGVIATNTTISRDGLQSENKEEAGGLSGKPLTKRSTEVIRFLSEKSNKAFPIIGVGGIHTAQDAIEKLNAGASLVQLYTGFIYEGPALIKAINKEILKGL, from the coding sequence ATGTATAAATTGCTTATTCGTCCGATACTTTTTAGGTTTGATCCAGAAGAAGTTCATTATTTTACTTTTTCATTCGTTAGATTTATTTCAAAAATACCAGGAGTTTCATCGATTATAAAAGCGATTTACAAAGAAAATGACCCTCGTTTAGAGCGAGAAGTTTTCGGGATAAAATTTAGTAATCCAGTTGGACTAGCAGCAGGATTTGATAAAGATGCTAAATTATACAAAGAGCTTTCTGATTTTGGTTTCGGATTTATAGAAATAGGTACCGTAACCCCAGTTGGGCAAGAAGGAAATCCTAAAAAGAGATTGTTTCGTTTAAAAGAAGATCAGGCAATTATTAATCGAATGGGATTTAATAATGGCGGTGTCATCGAAGCAGTAGAGCGATTAAAACAAAAGAAAGGAGTTTTAATTGGAGGAAATATTGGTAAAAATAAAGTAACTCCAAATGAAAATGCAGTCGATGATTACATTATATGTTTTGATGCATTATTTAATCATGTTGATTATTTTGTAGTCAATGTAAGTTCGCCAAATACACCAAATTTGAGAGCTTTACAAGACAAAGAGCCTTTGACACAATTGTTACAAACATTGCAAGATAGAAATGTAACACATGCAAAACCAAAGCCGATTTTATTGAAAATTGCTCCAGACTTAACAGATGAGCAGTTATTAGATATTATAGATATTATTAAAACAACACAAATTGCTGGTGTAATTGCAACCAATACAACAATCTCAAGAGACGGACTACAGTCTGAAAATAAAGAAGAAGCAGGTGGTTTGTCGGGTAAGCCATTAACTAAAAGATCTACCGAAGTAATTCGTTTCCTTTCTGAAAAAAGCAATAAAGCATTTCCTATTATTGGAGTAGGCGGAATTCATACTGCTCAAGATGCTATCGAAAAACTAAATGCAGGAGCAAGCTTAGTTCAATTATATACAGGATTTATCTACGAAGGGCCGGCTTTGATAAAAGCGATCAATAAAGAAATTTTAAAAGGATTGTAA
- the pepT gene encoding peptidase T yields MQHIIDRFISYVTIDTESDPNSQSTPSTAKQWDLANKLAEELKTIGMHDVTIDDKAYIMATLPSNVEHEVPTIGFISHFDTSPDFTGANVKPQIIPNYDGKDIVLNAEQNIILSPSYFKDLLQYKGQTLITTDGTTLLGADDKAGITEIVSAMEFLIKNPDIKHGKIRVGFTPDEEIGRGAHHFDVDKFGAEWAYTMDGSQIGELEYENFNAAGAKITFKGKSVHPGYAKGKMINSLLIANEFINELPKGETPQETKGYQGFFHVHHISGTIEETVLELIIRDHSAKKFERRKKLIERITKKINHKFAKKFGEPIVITEINDQYYNMKEKVLPVKHIVDIAEKAMKELNIKPLIKPIRGGTDGSQLSYKGLPCPNIFAGGHNFHGKYEYVPVESMQKATDVIVKIAEMTAIPGIFDVPVKPTKKK; encoded by the coding sequence ATGCAACATATTATAGATCGATTTATTAGTTATGTAACAATTGATACAGAGTCTGATCCAAATTCACAATCTACTCCTAGTACTGCTAAACAATGGGACCTTGCTAATAAACTAGCAGAAGAATTAAAAACTATTGGTATGCATGACGTCACTATTGATGACAAAGCGTATATCATGGCGACTTTACCAAGTAACGTAGAACATGAAGTTCCAACTATTGGTTTTATATCTCACTTTGATACTTCTCCAGATTTTACAGGAGCCAATGTAAAACCTCAAATTATCCCTAATTATGACGGTAAAGACATTGTACTGAATGCAGAACAAAACATTATTTTGTCTCCAAGTTACTTTAAAGATTTATTACAATATAAAGGTCAAACCTTAATTACAACAGACGGAACTACTTTATTAGGTGCCGATGATAAAGCCGGAATTACAGAGATTGTATCGGCAATGGAATTCCTAATTAAAAATCCAGATATTAAACACGGTAAAATTAGAGTTGGGTTTACTCCCGATGAAGAAATTGGTCGTGGTGCACATCATTTTGATGTAGATAAGTTTGGTGCTGAATGGGCTTACACCATGGACGGAAGTCAGATTGGTGAGCTTGAATATGAAAACTTTAATGCAGCTGGTGCTAAAATTACTTTTAAAGGTAAAAGCGTACATCCTGGTTACGCCAAAGGAAAAATGATTAATTCATTACTTATTGCTAATGAATTTATCAACGAATTACCTAAAGGTGAAACTCCTCAAGAAACTAAAGGTTACCAAGGTTTTTTTCACGTACACCATATAAGTGGAACTATCGAAGAAACTGTTCTTGAACTTATCATTAGAGATCATAGTGCAAAAAAATTCGAAAGACGTAAAAAATTGATTGAGAGAATTACTAAAAAAATCAATCATAAGTTTGCTAAGAAATTCGGTGAACCGATCGTAATTACCGAAATAAATGACCAATACTACAATATGAAAGAAAAGGTTTTACCTGTAAAACATATTGTTGATATTGCTGAGAAAGCAATGAAAGAATTGAACATAAAACCATTAATAAAACCAATTAGAGGTGGAACGGATGGTTCTCAATTATCATACAAAGGATTGCCTTGCCCTAATATTTTTGCTGGTGGTCATAACTTTCATGGTAAATACGAATATGTTCCTGTAGAAAGCATGCAAAAAGCAACTGATGTTATCGTTAAAATTGCCGAAATGACTGCAATTCCTGGTATTTTTGATGTTCCTGTAAAGCCAACAAAAAAGAAATAA
- a CDS encoding hydroxymethylglutaryl-CoA lyase — MSKEIKIIECPRDAMQGIKTLIPTKNKVSYIQSLLRVGFDTIDFGSFVSPKAIPQMQDTAAVLAQLDLSQTTSKLLAIIANTQGAEIASEHKEIHYLGFPFSISENFQMRNTHKTIAESIITLQEILEIADKNNKEVITYLSMGFGNPYGDPWNVDIVGEWTEKLSKMGVKTLSLSDTVGSSTPDIITYLFSNLIAQYPQIEFGAHLHTTPSTWFEKIDAAFHAGCHRFDGAIQGFGGCPMATDKLTGNMPTEKMVSYFTAQKQNTNIRAMSFESAYNEASKLFGAYH, encoded by the coding sequence TTGAGTAAAGAAATTAAGATTATAGAATGTCCCCGTGATGCTATGCAAGGCATTAAAACGCTTATTCCAACTAAGAATAAGGTTTCATATATCCAGTCTTTATTACGAGTAGGATTTGATACGATTGACTTTGGGAGTTTTGTCTCTCCAAAAGCAATACCTCAAATGCAGGATACTGCAGCTGTTTTGGCACAATTAGATTTGTCGCAAACAACCAGTAAATTGCTAGCGATTATAGCAAATACGCAAGGAGCAGAAATAGCTTCAGAACATAAAGAGATTCATTATTTAGGTTTTCCATTTTCGATTTCTGAGAATTTTCAAATGCGAAATACGCATAAAACAATAGCTGAATCGATAATAACACTTCAGGAGATATTAGAAATAGCAGACAAAAATAATAAAGAGGTTATAACGTATCTTTCGATGGGATTTGGAAATCCATATGGAGATCCTTGGAATGTAGATATAGTAGGAGAGTGGACAGAGAAGCTTTCTAAAATGGGAGTAAAAACGCTCTCGCTTTCTGATACTGTAGGAAGTTCAACGCCAGATATTATTACGTATTTATTTTCGAATCTAATTGCACAATATCCTCAAATTGAGTTTGGTGCACACTTACATACTACACCGAGTACTTGGTTTGAAAAAATTGATGCTGCTTTTCATGCAGGCTGTCATCGTTTTGATGGTGCAATTCAAGGTTTTGGAGGGTGCCCAATGGCAACTGACAAGCTAACGGGGAATATGCCAACAGAAAAAATGGTATCTTATTTTACAGCACAAAAACAAAATACCAATATAAGAGCAATGAGTTTTGAAAGTGCTTATAATGAAGCTTCAAAATTGTTTGGTGCTTATCACTAA
- a CDS encoding S41 family peptidase: protein MFKSKIILFLFFPLLVLSQNEKLSVKELKQDLTTFKEIRDKANSGVYKYRTKKQIDSIHTWAFKQITEPRELLDFYKIILKITDFEGSTHNDTTLPEEFQSNYFLGDVFFPYPIKLIENKIIVNIKNPEIPLGSKIFSINGINSDKILSDFYKYYTTDGYNITGKSIGITASFAKYLLLEYGMKKDFLVEYSQPNETQKLNKSISGVNNEARKENFKNRHSLPIDSLQFKSVKKDKYSFKVINPNTALLTIHTFLIGQNAKAKEHLVYKKYLDSCFQFLSKHLDIKNLIIDVRNNGGGTDPNDILTFSYLTQKPYRENTSAYINFQKIPLPNYFVYEETGYKERMEEKNDLETELKEEFPKLKNRVYSQDKKFNPILQPNQKSFKGQIYLLISPRIASAGSLFASLVAGKTNAIIIGEETMGGYFGHNGHTPIEYELPNSKLKTKFSIVNLEQDVPKKNNQIFGRGIIPDYEIKQTFDDFMQNKDTQFIYTLKLIEQNKTE, encoded by the coding sequence ATGTTCAAATCTAAAATAATACTTTTTCTTTTCTTTCCTCTTCTTGTTCTTTCTCAAAATGAGAAATTATCGGTAAAAGAATTAAAACAAGATTTAACCACTTTTAAAGAAATTAGAGATAAAGCTAATTCTGGAGTTTACAAATACAGAACCAAAAAGCAAATTGACAGTATCCATACTTGGGCTTTTAAACAAATAACAGAACCCAGAGAGCTACTTGATTTTTATAAAATAATTCTAAAAATCACTGATTTCGAAGGCAGTACACACAACGACACAACTCTGCCAGAGGAGTTTCAATCTAATTATTTTTTAGGAGATGTTTTTTTTCCATATCCGATAAAGCTCATCGAAAACAAAATAATTGTCAATATTAAAAACCCAGAAATTCCTTTAGGCTCTAAAATATTCAGCATTAACGGAATTAATAGCGATAAGATACTATCTGATTTTTACAAATACTACACCACCGATGGCTATAACATTACAGGTAAATCAATAGGAATTACAGCCTCGTTTGCTAAGTACCTCCTATTAGAATATGGAATGAAAAAAGATTTTTTAGTTGAATACTCTCAACCCAATGAAACGCAAAAATTAAATAAATCTATATCAGGTGTCAACAACGAAGCTAGAAAAGAAAACTTTAAAAACCGTCACTCTTTACCAATTGATAGCCTACAATTCAAATCAGTTAAAAAAGACAAATACTCTTTCAAAGTAATCAACCCAAATACAGCTTTACTCACTATACATACTTTTTTGATTGGCCAAAATGCTAAAGCCAAAGAACATTTAGTTTATAAAAAATACCTAGATAGTTGCTTCCAATTTCTTTCTAAACACTTAGACATAAAAAACTTAATTATAGACGTAAGAAACAATGGTGGAGGAACGGACCCTAACGACATCTTAACTTTCTCATATCTTACACAAAAACCATATCGAGAAAACACCTCGGCTTATATCAATTTTCAAAAAATTCCATTACCAAATTATTTTGTTTACGAGGAAACTGGATATAAAGAACGAATGGAAGAAAAAAATGATCTCGAAACAGAATTAAAAGAAGAATTTCCTAAACTGAAAAATAGAGTATATTCTCAAGATAAAAAATTTAACCCTATATTACAACCAAATCAAAAAAGCTTTAAGGGACAAATCTATTTACTTATAAGCCCAAGAATAGCCTCTGCAGGCTCTTTATTTGCTTCATTAGTAGCAGGAAAAACAAATGCTATCATTATTGGCGAAGAAACTATGGGCGGGTATTTTGGACACAATGGCCACACTCCTATTGAGTACGAATTGCCAAATTCTAAATTAAAAACCAAATTTTCTATTGTAAATCTAGAACAGGATGTTCCTAAAAAAAACAATCAGATTTTTGGAAGAGGTATAATTCCTGATTATGAAATTAAACAGACTTTTGATGATTTCATGCAAAATAAAGACACTCAATTTATTTATACATTAAAACTTATTGAGCAAAATAAAACGGAATAA
- a CDS encoding DUF5723 family protein, producing the protein MRKIYLILLLAVSVSGLAQNKQVLYNFATVPQSLLVNPGTDISYQYYFGVPLLSGISVNVGSSGFSAYDLFANNGVDFNTKLRNAVNKASKNDIVSVNEQIELFSGGFKLGGLENKGYISFGIYQEADFFMYAPKDLALLALDGNQNYIGKRFDLSQLRVKGEVLSVFHVGYHKKINNKLVLGGRAKLYSSGLNANSTKNSGYIYTGMSNTTMYNQIISSNLEMKTSGIAEYLEDDYNGSIASDIAHKTFLGGNYGIGFDAGITYYPKKNIQFTASIIDVGFIRHSKEVENFTYKGYYQYEGVNPNFTNPSKPENVFDEFEAAIPRDTLYNKYTTWRPVKFNSSIQYSFGEARSDEECNCKPHGETEYLNGVGAQLFAMSTPKTPLVALTAFYRRTLFQNLQVKATYTIDSYSSKNIGFGFSTTLGKFNMYAMIDNILEYRDITKANSATFQFGLNFIFKEKSEYY; encoded by the coding sequence ATGAGAAAAATTTATCTGATTTTACTTTTAGCGGTTAGTGTTTCTGGATTAGCACAGAATAAGCAGGTTTTATATAACTTTGCGACTGTTCCACAATCATTACTTGTAAACCCAGGTACCGATATTTCTTATCAGTATTATTTTGGAGTGCCTTTATTATCGGGTATCTCAGTAAATGTTGGTTCAAGTGGTTTCTCTGCATATGATTTGTTTGCAAATAACGGAGTCGATTTTAATACTAAATTGAGAAACGCTGTAAATAAAGCGTCCAAAAACGATATTGTTTCAGTTAACGAACAAATTGAATTGTTCTCAGGAGGATTTAAGCTTGGTGGACTTGAAAACAAAGGATATATTTCATTTGGAATATATCAAGAAGCCGATTTCTTTATGTATGCACCCAAAGATTTAGCGCTATTAGCATTAGATGGAAATCAAAATTATATAGGAAAAAGATTTGATTTGAGTCAGTTAAGGGTCAAGGGCGAAGTGCTTTCAGTCTTTCATGTAGGGTATCATAAAAAAATAAACAATAAGCTCGTTTTAGGAGGAAGAGCTAAATTATATTCTAGCGGATTGAATGCAAATTCAACCAAGAACTCAGGATACATTTATACCGGAATGTCAAATACGACAATGTATAATCAGATAATATCTTCTAATTTAGAGATGAAAACTTCTGGAATTGCAGAATATCTCGAAGATGATTATAATGGAAGTATTGCCTCAGATATTGCGCATAAAACTTTTTTAGGTGGGAATTACGGAATCGGTTTTGATGCAGGGATAACCTATTATCCGAAAAAAAATATTCAGTTTACAGCAAGTATTATCGATGTTGGATTTATTCGTCATAGTAAAGAAGTAGAAAATTTCACTTATAAAGGATATTACCAATACGAGGGAGTAAATCCTAATTTTACCAATCCAAGTAAGCCAGAAAATGTATTTGATGAATTTGAAGCTGCAATCCCGCGAGACACATTGTATAATAAATACACCACTTGGCGCCCGGTTAAATTTAATTCATCAATTCAGTATTCTTTTGGTGAGGCTAGATCAGATGAAGAATGTAATTGTAAACCACATGGTGAAACAGAATATCTCAATGGGGTTGGTGCTCAGTTGTTTGCAATGTCTACGCCAAAAACACCACTGGTAGCGTTAACGGCGTTTTATAGACGTACACTTTTTCAAAATCTACAAGTCAAAGCAACTTATACAATCGATTCTTATTCTTCAAAAAATATCGGATTTGGATTTTCAACCACTTTGGGCAAGTTTAATATGTATGCCATGATCGATAATATTCTCGAGTATAGAGATATTACAAAAGCCAACAGTGCAACGTTTCAATTTGGTTTGAATTTTATTTTCAAAGAAAAATCTGAATACTATTAA
- the guaB gene encoding IMP dehydrogenase, producing MKAHNSKIIGEGLTYDDVLLVPNYSNVLPREVSIKSKFSRNITLNVPIVSAAMDTVTESAMAIAMAQEGGIGVLHKNMTIEQQAGKVRKVKRAESGMIIDPVTLPLSSTIADAKMAMKEFGIGGIPIVDENRILKGIVTNRDLRFEKNGARPIVEVMTKENLVTVAEGTSLEQAEVVLQGHKIEKLPVVNANYELVGLITFRDITKLTQKPIANKDVYGRLRVAAAIGVTGDAVQRAEALVNAGVDAIIIDTAHGHTEGVVNVLKEVKSKFPGIDVIVGNIATPEAAKYLVENGADGVKVGIGPGSICTTRIVAGVGFPQFSAVLEVAAAIKGTGVPVIADGGIRYTGDIPKAIAAGADCVMLGSLLAGTKESPGETIIFEGRKFKSYRGMGSVEAMEGGSKDRYFQDVEDDVKKLVPEGIVGRVPYKGELNESMLQFIGGLRAGMGYCGSKDIPTLQESGRFVRITSSGITESHPHNVTITKEAPNYSR from the coding sequence ATGAAAGCACACAACTCCAAGATTATCGGCGAAGGTTTAACTTACGACGATGTATTATTAGTACCTAACTACTCTAATGTGCTTCCTCGCGAAGTAAGTATCAAATCAAAATTTTCTCGAAATATTACACTTAACGTTCCAATTGTATCTGCAGCTATGGATACTGTTACCGAAAGTGCAATGGCAATTGCTATGGCACAAGAAGGAGGAATAGGTGTTTTACATAAAAACATGACTATCGAGCAACAAGCTGGAAAAGTACGTAAAGTAAAGCGTGCAGAGTCAGGAATGATTATCGATCCAGTTACTTTACCATTAAGCTCTACAATTGCAGATGCAAAAATGGCTATGAAAGAATTCGGAATTGGTGGAATTCCAATTGTTGACGAAAACAGAATCCTAAAAGGAATTGTTACCAATCGTGATTTACGTTTCGAAAAAAATGGAGCAAGACCAATTGTTGAGGTTATGACAAAAGAAAATTTGGTAACCGTAGCCGAAGGAACTTCATTAGAACAAGCCGAAGTAGTTTTACAAGGACACAAAATAGAAAAATTACCAGTTGTTAATGCTAACTATGAACTAGTTGGATTAATCACTTTTAGAGATATCACAAAACTTACACAAAAACCAATTGCTAATAAAGATGTTTACGGACGTTTGCGCGTTGCGGCTGCAATTGGAGTAACTGGTGATGCAGTACAAAGAGCCGAAGCACTTGTGAACGCAGGTGTTGATGCAATTATTATCGACACAGCACACGGACATACAGAAGGTGTTGTAAATGTATTAAAAGAAGTAAAAAGTAAATTCCCAGGAATCGATGTTATCGTAGGTAATATTGCAACTCCAGAAGCAGCTAAATATTTAGTAGAAAATGGTGCCGATGGAGTAAAAGTTGGTATTGGACCAGGTTCAATCTGTACAACTCGTATTGTTGCAGGAGTTGGTTTTCCTCAATTCTCAGCAGTTTTAGAAGTTGCTGCAGCAATAAAAGGAACTGGTGTACCAGTAATTGCTGATGGTGGAATACGTTATACAGGAGATATTCCTAAGGCTATTGCCGCAGGAGCTGACTGTGTTATGTTAGGATCATTATTAGCAGGAACAAAAGAATCTCCAGGTGAAACTATTATCTTTGAAGGAAGAAAATTCAAATCTTACCGCGGAATGGGTTCGGTAGAAGCTATGGAAGGTGGGTCTAAAGATCGTTATTTTCAAGATGTTGAAGATGATGTTAAGAAATTAGTTCCAGAAGGAATTGTAGGTCGTGTTCCTTACAAAGGAGAGTTAAACGAAAGTATGCTGCAATTCATTGGTGGGCTTCGTGCGGGAATGGGATACTGTGGTTCAAAAGATATTCCTACTTTACAAGAGTCAGGACGTTTTGTTAGAATAACTTCTAGCGGAATTACAGAGAGTCACCCTCATAATGTAACAATTACAAAAGAAGCTCCAAATTATTCAAGATAA